In Serratia marcescens subsp. marcescens ATCC 13880, a single genomic region encodes these proteins:
- a CDS encoding DUF962 domain-containing protein produces the protein MRSLEDHLAAYAAYHRDARNIVTHFIGIPLIVVSLLTLLSRPAWGAGWLPFSPACAAVIVSALYYLRLSLRLGVMMLALLLLCLAFGAWVASLSTAAWLIVGIGGFVIGWLFQFVGHFWEGRKPAFMDDVTGLIIGPLFVLAEACFLAGGLRALQRSIEMRAGKVRNGRG, from the coding sequence ATGCGAAGTCTGGAAGATCACCTTGCCGCTTATGCCGCCTATCACCGCGATGCGCGCAATATCGTCACGCACTTTATCGGCATCCCGCTGATCGTCGTCAGCCTGCTGACGCTGCTCTCCCGGCCGGCATGGGGCGCGGGATGGCTGCCGTTTTCGCCGGCCTGCGCGGCGGTTATCGTGTCGGCCCTCTATTACCTGCGGCTGAGCCTGCGTCTTGGCGTCATGATGCTGGCGTTGCTGCTGCTGTGCCTCGCGTTCGGCGCCTGGGTGGCGTCGCTGTCGACGGCGGCGTGGCTGATCGTCGGCATCGGCGGCTTCGTCATCGGCTGGCTGTTTCAGTTTGTCGGGCATTTCTGGGAGGGACGAAAACCGGCGTTTATGGACGACGTGACGGGCCTGATCATCGGCCCGTTGTTCGTGCTGGCGGAAGCCTGTTTCTTGGCCGGCGGGCTGCGCGCATTGCAGCGGAGCATCGAAATGCGCGCGGGCAAAGTGCGCAATGGGAGGGGATGA